One genomic window of Candidatus Nitrosopumilus sediminis includes the following:
- the rplX gene encoding 50S ribosomal protein L24 — protein sequence MKPTKMRNQMIYQATFQTKNKQLGSALSKDLRKKYGKRSVRVVEGDSVTILRGEFKGVDGKVSNVSTEKSSVAIEGVKKEKTKGDKFDVYIHTSNLVVTSLNSEDKWRISKLEGKDPRKQPKTTKTETKSDPAKEAPKETKVADNAKKEGDKE from the coding sequence ATGAAACCAACTAAAATGCGCAATCAAATGATTTACCAAGCAACATTCCAAACAAAAAATAAACAACTTGGAAGTGCACTCTCTAAAGATCTTCGTAAAAAATATGGAAAAAGAAGTGTCAGAGTGGTCGAAGGTGACAGCGTCACAATTCTGAGAGGCGAATTCAAAGGAGTTGATGGTAAAGTATCAAACGTATCTACAGAAAAAAGCAGTGTTGCAATTGAAGGGGTTAAAAAAGAAAAAACTAAAGGAGATAAATTTGATGTTTACATTCACACATCTAATCTAGTTGTCACTTCACTTAACAGTGAAGATAAATGGAGAATTTCTAAATTAGAAGGAAAGGATCCACGAAAACAACCAAAAACAACTAAAACTGAAACTAAATCAGACCCAGCTAAAGAAGCCCCTAAAGAAACAAAAGTAGCAGATAATGCCAAAAAAGAAGGAGATAAAGAATAA
- a CDS encoding 50S ribosomal protein L14, with translation MAKQAGKGVEEFRPYVTKVIPIGANIVCADNSGAKILEVINVPRHHTRSSRLASASVGDFCNVVVKKGPAELRKQVYGAVIIRQKYAVRRLNGVRVCFEDNAAVLITPEGETKGTDIKGPVAAEASEKWPRVANLASMVV, from the coding sequence ATGGCAAAGCAAGCAGGCAAAGGAGTAGAAGAATTTCGACCATATGTAACCAAAGTAATTCCAATTGGAGCAAATATTGTATGTGCAGATAACTCAGGTGCTAAAATTTTAGAAGTAATTAATGTACCAAGACATCACACTAGATCATCAAGACTTGCATCAGCATCAGTTGGTGATTTTTGTAATGTTGTAGTAAAGAAAGGTCCTGCAGAACTTAGAAAACAAGTTTATGGTGCAGTGATCATCAGACAAAAATATGCAGTTCGTAGATTAAACGGTGTAAGAGTTTGTTTTGAAGATAATGCAGCAGTACTCATCACTCCAGAAGGAGAAACGAAAGGAACAGACATCAAAGGACCAGTAGCTGCAGAAGCCTCAGAGAAATGGCCAAGAGTAGCTAACTTGGCATCAATGGTGGTATAA
- a CDS encoding 30S ribosomal protein S17 — MTQNIGLKVKEPTRECEDKHCPFHGGLSVRGKLFDGKVTGSKARQTITLQKDAPLYFSKFKRYARGTSTIHAHVPSCIDVETGDHVLTAECRPISKSVSYVVVEVKA, encoded by the coding sequence ATGACTCAAAATATAGGATTAAAAGTTAAAGAGCCAACTAGAGAATGTGAAGATAAACATTGTCCATTCCATGGCGGTTTATCAGTAAGAGGAAAACTGTTTGACGGTAAAGTAACCGGAAGCAAGGCAAGACAAACAATCACCTTACAAAAAGATGCCCCCCTTTACTTTAGCAAATTTAAGAGATATGCAAGAGGAACAAGTACAATTCATGCACACGTCCCAAGTTGTATCGATGTTGAAACAGGAGATCACGTTCTAACCGCAGAATGCAGACCAATATCAAAATCTGTTTCATATGTAGTTGTGGAGGTTAAAGCATAA
- a CDS encoding ribonuclease P protein component 1, producing MITADNIVSHEFIGLHTEIIQSTNPQVVGLNGRIINETKSMFSINTEKGVKSIAKSTNSWKFSIGGKEIVIAGSKITKRPFDRIGGKA from the coding sequence ATGATTACTGCAGATAACATAGTTTCACATGAATTTATCGGACTACACACCGAAATTATACAGTCAACTAACCCTCAAGTAGTAGGATTAAATGGAAGAATTATCAATGAAACAAAATCAATGTTTTCAATAAACACAGAAAAGGGCGTAAAATCAATAGCAAAATCTACCAACAGTTGGAAATTTTCAATTGGAGGAAAAGAAATTGTTATTGCAGGCTCAAAAATTACAAAAAGACCATTCGATAGAATTGGAGGAAAAGCATGA
- the rpmC gene encoding 50S ribosomal protein L29, which produces MTRLSMKTIKQLNEKDLKSKVQETRTELAKLRIDGSKGTLRKESGKLKPLRHDIARMLTRLNELRREK; this is translated from the coding sequence ATGACCAGACTTAGCATGAAGACAATTAAACAATTAAACGAAAAAGACCTCAAGAGTAAAGTTCAAGAAACACGTACTGAACTGGCCAAACTAAGAATTGACGGATCTAAAGGAACGTTGAGAAAAGAGAGCGGTAAACTAAAACCACTACGTCATGATATTGCAAGAATGTTAACAAGATTAAATGAATTGAGGAGAGAGAAATGA
- a CDS encoding 30S ribosomal protein S3, producing MSAVKNVIKDNYNMMLLKDYLREAIKDAGFSHAEISKTPVGTRVALHVTRPGIVIGRKGSGIRALTDKLASDFGLKNPQISVVEIEKPELAPSVMCNRMASHLERGTAFRRATMWTLKQIMEGGAMGVQITISGKLRGDRSAFEKHTQGILPRAGHHAEIVVDEDIAHVQTAMGLIGIRIRIARKERLIPEFEMRTEKSRKEREAAAGKIKVEEIEVEGAKIEVIKVKGKADKAKSESERIALEAKKMEELETLEEEEGQMK from the coding sequence ATGTCAGCAGTAAAAAACGTAATCAAAGATAACTACAACATGATGCTACTCAAAGACTATCTGAGAGAGGCAATTAAAGATGCAGGTTTCTCACACGCAGAAATTTCAAAAACACCAGTAGGAACTAGAGTTGCATTACATGTAACAAGACCGGGAATTGTAATCGGTAGAAAAGGTTCAGGTATCAGAGCATTAACGGATAAACTTGCATCAGACTTTGGATTAAAGAACCCACAAATTTCAGTAGTTGAAATTGAAAAACCAGAACTTGCACCAAGTGTAATGTGTAATAGAATGGCATCACATCTTGAAAGAGGGACTGCATTTAGAAGAGCAACTATGTGGACTTTGAAACAAATAATGGAAGGGGGTGCAATGGGAGTTCAAATCACAATTTCAGGAAAACTTAGAGGTGACCGTTCAGCATTTGAAAAGCACACTCAGGGAATTTTACCAAGAGCAGGTCATCATGCAGAAATTGTTGTGGATGAAGATATTGCACATGTACAGACAGCAATGGGGTTAATCGGAATTAGAATTAGAATTGCAAGAAAAGAAAGACTCATTCCAGAATTTGAGATGAGAACAGAGAAATCCAGAAAAGAAAGAGAAGCAGCAGCTGGTAAAATAAAAGTTGAAGAAATTGAAGTAGAGGGAGCAAAAATTGAAGTTATAAAAGTAAAAGGTAAAGCGGACAAAGCAAAATCAGAATCTGAAAGAATTGCACTTGAAGCAAAGAAGATGGAGGAACTTGAAACATTAGAAGAAGAGGAGGGTCAAATGAAATGA
- a CDS encoding 50S ribosomal protein L22, translating to MGRFDYAFQNYDPTRHVRSSLREKDISHKHAREVAVSIKGLSIEKARDYLIAVIDEKRAVPFRRYKNQVGHRPDPGVMSGRYPQKTAKEFIKVLDNLESNAEYKGMDLDRLRIVNATVHKGVIVKRFIPRAMGRATPKNNVLTHVELVAKEI from the coding sequence ATGGGTAGATTCGATTACGCTTTCCAAAATTATGACCCAACTAGACATGTACGTTCTTCATTGAGAGAGAAAGACATCTCACACAAACATGCACGTGAAGTTGCAGTGTCAATTAAAGGTCTATCAATTGAAAAAGCACGTGATTATCTTATTGCAGTAATAGATGAGAAAAGAGCAGTTCCATTTAGAAGATATAAAAATCAAGTCGGGCATAGACCAGACCCTGGTGTAATGTCCGGACGTTATCCACAAAAAACAGCAAAAGAGTTTATCAAAGTTTTAGATAATTTGGAATCCAACGCAGAATACAAAGGAATGGATTTAGATAGATTAAGAATTGTAAATGCTACTGTTCACAAAGGAGTGATTGTAAAAAGATTCATACCAAGAGCAATGGGAAGAGCAACTCCAAAGAACAATGTTTTAACTCACGTAGAATTGGTGGCAAAGGAGATTTAG
- a CDS encoding 30S ribosomal protein S19, which produces MVKEFLYRGIPKEELENLSLEKLFLLFNSRQRRSLTRGITDGKRKLIEEIKSAKAGKLKNPIKTHVRDLIVLPYMVGVTVNVFSGKEFQPVALTTEMIGHYLGEYVITNKRVSHGAPGVGASRSSLYVPLK; this is translated from the coding sequence ATGGTTAAAGAATTTTTATACAGAGGCATTCCAAAAGAGGAATTAGAGAATCTATCATTAGAAAAATTATTCCTATTATTCAATTCAAGACAAAGGCGATCACTTACTAGAGGAATTACAGACGGTAAAAGAAAATTAATTGAAGAGATAAAGTCTGCAAAAGCAGGAAAATTAAAAAACCCAATTAAAACTCATGTCAGAGATTTAATTGTTCTACCATACATGGTTGGTGTTACAGTAAACGTATTTTCAGGAAAGGAATTCCAACCTGTTGCATTGACAACAGAAATGATTGGACATTATTTGGGAGAATATGTAATAACAAACAAGAGAGTTTCACACGGTGCCCCAGGTGTTGGCGCATCAAGATCCAGTCTCTACGTGCCACTAAAGTGA
- a CDS encoding 50S ribosomal protein L23, which produces MNVDQAMKIIIKPYITEKTFAMVENESKICFIVEISANKSEISEAVKTLYKENVKKVNTARTIYGKKAFVQFENTEKARDLATKIGML; this is translated from the coding sequence ATGAATGTAGATCAAGCAATGAAAATAATCATCAAACCATACATTACAGAGAAAACCTTTGCAATGGTTGAAAATGAGAGCAAAATTTGTTTCATAGTAGAGATTTCAGCTAACAAATCAGAAATTTCAGAAGCAGTAAAAACACTTTACAAAGAAAATGTCAAAAAAGTAAACACTGCAAGAACAATTTACGGCAAAAAAGCTTTTGTTCAGTTTGAAAACACCGAAAAAGCCAGAGACCTGGCAACAAAGATAGGAATGCTATAA
- the rplD gene encoding 50S ribosomal protein L4, which translates to MKTTAYTTTGTKDTEVELPIIFSTPFRRELIHKAFTNLTSHKFQRQGRKPMAGMDVVADSNDPPTGQGVSRVARMQGGGGGRQGQGAEVASTRGGRQAHPPIVEKAIYKKLNKKENKLALCSAIAATASKNLVESRGHKIEGIESFPIIVSDDIESISKTSEIIKVMDSLKLSQDVKRLNSRKPRSGQSRLRGRTKKIGKSVLFVTGDSSNLSKATGSIPGVEVRNVKELSVLDLAPGSDPIRLTVYSKSAIEEIGKIKSTHLEVMVKTQ; encoded by the coding sequence ATGAAAACAACAGCATATACAACTACTGGAACAAAAGACACCGAAGTAGAACTTCCAATAATTTTCTCAACTCCATTTAGAAGAGAGTTAATTCACAAAGCTTTCACCAACTTAACATCACACAAATTCCAAAGACAGGGAAGAAAGCCAATGGCAGGTATGGATGTGGTTGCAGACTCTAACGATCCTCCTACAGGACAAGGCGTATCTCGTGTAGCAAGAATGCAAGGTGGTGGAGGTGGAAGACAGGGGCAAGGAGCAGAAGTAGCATCCACTAGAGGTGGAAGACAAGCACATCCACCAATTGTAGAGAAGGCAATTTACAAAAAATTAAACAAAAAAGAAAACAAACTGGCACTATGCTCTGCAATTGCAGCTACTGCATCAAAAAATCTTGTAGAATCAAGAGGTCACAAAATTGAAGGTATAGAATCATTCCCAATCATAGTTTCAGATGACATAGAATCTATTTCCAAAACAAGTGAAATTATCAAAGTTATGGATTCGTTGAAATTATCACAGGATGTTAAAAGATTGAACTCAAGAAAACCACGTTCTGGTCAATCAAGACTTAGGGGAAGAACCAAAAAAATAGGAAAAAGTGTTTTATTTGTAACTGGAGATTCTTCCAATTTGTCAAAAGCAACAGGATCAATACCAGGTGTAGAAGTAAGAAATGTTAAAGAATTAAGTGTACTAGATTTAGCACCAGGCTCTGATCCTATCAGATTAACAGTATATTCCAAATCTGCAATAGAAGAGATTGGGAAAATCAAATCAACACATCTAGAAGTAATGGTGAAAACACAATGA
- a CDS encoding 50S ribosomal protein L3, translating into MGARKRHQPRRGSLAYSPRVRARSMEARIRAWPRLSATDEPKILAHCGFKAGCVQIVSIDDRDKVPNAGKQLVSLGTVLVTPPVLILGIRGYSKDHDGKHAEFDVYAEDIPKSIAKEITIKNTAGSVENAESRLRKIKEIYAIVAVSPRAAGLEMKKPYIFEAMVSGGDIEKQFAHVKELLGKEIKIEQIFETGATVDVAAITKGHGWQGVMRRWNVKKKQHKSRKTVREVGSLGPISPQSVMYTVPRAGQTGFHQRVEYDKRIMIMGNTESDKIKINPDGGYKHFGLVKGDFIILKGSVPGTYKRLIKLRTQIRNAPVKVAKPNILEVVV; encoded by the coding sequence ATGGGAGCTCGAAAAAGACATCAACCACGTAGAGGAAGTCTTGCATACTCACCTAGAGTTCGTGCAAGAAGCATGGAGGCAAGGATTCGGGCTTGGCCAAGACTTTCTGCTACAGATGAACCAAAAATTTTAGCACATTGTGGATTCAAAGCAGGATGTGTACAGATTGTCAGCATTGATGATCGTGACAAAGTTCCTAATGCAGGAAAACAACTAGTCAGTTTAGGAACAGTGTTAGTAACACCACCAGTTCTAATTTTAGGGATCAGAGGTTATTCTAAAGATCATGATGGCAAACATGCAGAATTTGATGTTTATGCAGAAGATATTCCAAAAAGCATTGCAAAAGAAATTACAATTAAAAATACCGCAGGATCAGTGGAGAACGCAGAATCAAGATTAAGAAAAATTAAAGAGATTTATGCAATTGTTGCAGTATCACCAAGAGCTGCAGGATTAGAAATGAAGAAACCATATATTTTTGAAGCAATGGTAAGTGGCGGAGATATTGAAAAACAATTTGCTCATGTTAAAGAATTACTAGGAAAAGAAATTAAAATTGAACAAATTTTTGAAACTGGTGCAACAGTAGATGTTGCAGCAATTACAAAAGGTCACGGATGGCAAGGAGTTATGCGAAGATGGAATGTCAAGAAGAAGCAGCACAAATCAAGAAAAACTGTCAGAGAAGTGGGTTCATTAGGTCCAATCTCACCACAGAGTGTCATGTATACAGTTCCAAGAGCAGGTCAAACAGGATTCCATCAAAGAGTAGAATATGATAAAAGAATTATGATAATGGGTAATACAGAATCAGACAAAATTAAAATTAATCCAGATGGAGGATACAAACACTTTGGTCTAGTCAAAGGAGATTTCATTATTCTGAAAGGCTCAGTTCCAGGAACTTACAAGAGATTGATTAAACTAAGAACACAGATTAGAAATGCGCCAGTCAAAGTGGCCAAACCAAACATTTTGGAGGTAGTAGTATAA
- a CDS encoding putative RNA uridine N3 methyltransferase: MKLSVAIPQSALSDESLKIDKTRKISVLARACAIFKVDTIYIYQEGSNKSDGGLMAMILKYLETPQFLRRRLFPKMNDLKFAGVLHPLKIPSHITPVNSKKIKTGDIREGIVVSIKGKKFVDVGINQLVQYYGSTSTGKRVTVRFKEGYPKLSIKDIDKSEVPTYWGYSVKERANLFSVLSEWKGNIILTSRKGKPISTEQLIKYAKSDEPTLVVFGSPEKGIHEIIGGRMNKVQNAKSLNFFPNQATETVRLEEALLGTLAIINAQS; the protein is encoded by the coding sequence TTGAAATTATCTGTTGCAATTCCTCAGTCTGCATTATCAGATGAATCATTAAAAATCGACAAGACAAGAAAGATTTCAGTTCTAGCAAGAGCATGTGCAATTTTTAAAGTCGATACAATCTACATCTATCAAGAAGGAAGTAACAAATCAGATGGAGGATTAATGGCAATGATTCTAAAATATTTAGAAACACCACAGTTTTTGAGAAGAAGGTTATTCCCTAAGATGAATGATTTAAAATTTGCAGGAGTGTTACATCCATTAAAAATTCCTAGCCACATCACACCGGTGAACTCTAAAAAAATCAAGACTGGCGACATTAGAGAAGGAATCGTAGTTAGCATAAAGGGGAAAAAGTTTGTAGATGTTGGAATTAATCAATTAGTTCAGTACTATGGAAGCACTTCTACTGGGAAAAGAGTTACTGTCAGATTCAAAGAAGGATACCCCAAACTATCGATCAAGGATATTGACAAAAGTGAAGTTCCAACATATTGGGGATATTCAGTAAAAGAAAGAGCAAATTTGTTTTCAGTGTTATCAGAATGGAAAGGAAATATTATTTTGACATCAAGAAAAGGAAAACCAATATCAACTGAACAACTAATAAAATATGCAAAATCAGATGAGCCAACCCTTGTCGTGTTTGGTTCTCCTGAAAAAGGCATTCACGAAATCATAGGAGGGAGAATGAACAAAGTGCAAAACGCTAAATCATTAAACTTTTTTCCAAACCAAGCTACTGAAACAGTACGTCTAGAAGAAGCACTTCTCGGTACTTTAGCAATAATTAATGCTCAAAGTTAG
- the psmA gene encoding archaeal proteasome endopeptidase complex subunit alpha encodes MLPAQQGYDRAITVFSPDGRLYQVEYAIETVRRGTIAVGIKCKDGIIIAVEEKPRKLQISDTAQKIFQIDDHVGVAAAGYIPDARSQVDNARFFSQSNKMIYDEPVEVETIAKHLADQCQQYTQYAGVRPYGVALILGGVVNNTPQLYLTDPSGTYISYDAIAIGSGSDQVTDFLEKTYKEDLSLDDAAVLASAGIYLSSEDKEGTSHIRMAHIKKETGLYELVPEEQITKYANDAKEKYPHEQK; translated from the coding sequence ATGCTTCCTGCACAACAAGGTTATGATAGAGCAATTACAGTATTCTCACCAGACGGTCGACTATACCAAGTTGAATATGCTATTGAAACGGTAAGAAGAGGAACAATAGCTGTCGGCATAAAATGTAAAGATGGAATTATTATTGCAGTTGAAGAGAAGCCAAGAAAATTACAAATTTCAGATACTGCTCAAAAGATTTTCCAAATAGATGATCATGTAGGAGTAGCCGCGGCAGGATATATTCCAGATGCAAGAAGTCAAGTAGACAATGCAAGATTCTTTTCTCAAAGTAACAAAATGATTTATGATGAACCAGTAGAAGTTGAAACCATTGCTAAGCATTTAGCTGATCAATGTCAACAATATACACAATATGCAGGGGTAAGACCTTATGGTGTTGCACTAATTCTTGGAGGAGTTGTCAACAACACACCACAATTGTATCTAACTGATCCTAGTGGGACATACATTTCTTATGATGCAATTGCAATTGGTTCCGGTTCTGATCAAGTAACAGACTTTTTAGAAAAAACATACAAAGAAGATCTTTCACTTGATGATGCTGCAGTATTAGCTTCTGCAGGAATTTATCTTTCAAGTGAAGACAAAGAGGGAACAAGCCATATCAGAATGGCACATATCAAAAAAGAAACTGGATTGTATGAATTGGTTCCAGAAGAACAAATTACAAAATATGCTAATGATGCAAAAGAGAAATACCCTCACGAACAAAAATAA
- a CDS encoding DUF371 domain-containing protein produces MKFEIEFSGHENIRSNHQKTIEITKESHLTPQGDCIVGVNAKYSCADLPEELKNKLKNIESKVTFSIKVGDNDFVIEGQGHPDLILTHTEDIVIRKSDFICPRTLAVKCDKASDLLPRSMVTQLQDPKTVGIFTITVE; encoded by the coding sequence ATGAAATTTGAAATTGAATTTTCAGGTCATGAAAATATTCGTTCTAATCATCAAAAAACAATAGAGATTACCAAAGAATCTCACTTGACCCCTCAGGGAGATTGTATTGTAGGTGTTAATGCAAAATATAGTTGTGCTGACTTGCCTGAAGAATTAAAAAACAAACTCAAAAACATCGAGTCTAAAGTGACTTTTTCAATCAAAGTAGGTGATAATGACTTTGTTATTGAGGGACAAGGTCATCCTGATCTTATCTTAACCCATACTGAAGATATTGTTATTAGAAAAAGTGATTTTATCTGTCCTAGAACATTGGCAGTAAAATGTGACAAGGCCTCTGATTTGTTACCTAGAAGTATGGTAACACAGTTGCAAGATCCAAAAACTGTTGGAATATTTACTATCACAGTTGAGTAA
- a CDS encoding PQQ-dependent sugar dehydrogenase: MKELVLSLIFLSLIPISFAQEYPELQVKVETIADNLTIPWSIDWLPDGTILFTERNGNLRIIQNGILLQEPLLSLNVGGVEGGMLGMTVDPDYSENNYIYLYYTYNELLTTKNKLVRYQFLDGSLIEDKILIDGIPGGPFHDGGRIQFGPDGKLYVTTGEAGLPDLSQDLNSLGGKILRINSDGTIPHDNPWKNSPVYSMGHRNPQGIDWDKSGNLVATEHGPSGWRGVAHDEINKIIAGGNYGWPDIIGDEKKENLLNPILHSGKDTWAPSGAEFYNSNKIPQWEGKYFFAALRGSHLHMIEFDLQNNSVISHEKLFQDEFGRIRDVQTGPDGFLYILTSNQDGRGTPKINDDKILRITPIDYKIPSINYTLNESNSIDSGEPRGYVMELYAFVGVGMVGIIIGFIVIKKIKSREKK, encoded by the coding sequence ATGAAAGAACTAGTCTTGAGTCTAATATTTTTATCATTGATTCCTATTTCATTTGCTCAAGAATATCCGGAACTACAGGTAAAAGTTGAGACTATAGCTGATAACCTAACCATCCCGTGGAGCATAGACTGGTTACCTGATGGAACCATCTTATTTACAGAAAGAAATGGAAATCTTAGAATAATTCAGAATGGAATATTGTTGCAAGAACCACTTTTATCATTAAATGTCGGGGGGGTCGAGGGAGGAATGTTGGGAATGACAGTTGATCCTGATTATTCAGAAAACAATTACATCTACTTGTATTACACTTACAATGAACTTTTAACAACAAAAAATAAACTAGTTCGCTATCAATTTTTAGACGGATCTTTAATTGAAGACAAAATATTGATTGATGGGATTCCAGGAGGACCGTTTCATGACGGAGGAAGAATACAATTTGGCCCAGATGGAAAACTATATGTTACAACAGGAGAAGCAGGACTTCCGGATTTATCACAAGATTTGAATTCGTTGGGAGGAAAAATTCTAAGAATCAATTCAGATGGTACAATTCCACATGATAACCCATGGAAAAATTCTCCTGTTTATTCTATGGGACATAGGAATCCGCAAGGAATTGATTGGGACAAATCAGGAAATTTGGTTGCTACAGAGCATGGTCCATCAGGGTGGAGAGGTGTGGCTCATGACGAAATTAATAAAATAATTGCAGGAGGGAATTACGGTTGGCCAGATATTATAGGAGATGAAAAAAAAGAAAATCTATTAAATCCAATTTTGCATTCAGGGAAAGATACATGGGCACCATCAGGAGCTGAATTCTACAATAGCAATAAAATTCCACAATGGGAAGGAAAATATTTTTTTGCAGCATTGCGTGGAAGTCATCTTCATATGATTGAGTTTGATTTACAAAATAATTCAGTTATATCTCATGAAAAATTATTTCAAGATGAATTTGGACGGATAAGAGATGTGCAGACAGGTCCTGATGGATTTTTGTATATTCTTACTAGCAATCAAGACGGGAGAGGAACACCAAAAATAAACGATGATAAAATTCTAAGAATAACACCAATTGATTACAAGATACCATCAATAAATTATACATTGAATGAATCAAACTCAATTGATTCTGGGGAACCTAGAGGATACGTGATGGAACTTTATGCGTTTGTAGGAGTAGGGATGGTTGGAATTATAATTGGTTTTATCGTAATTAAAAAAATAAAGAGTAGAGAAAAGAAATAG
- a CDS encoding Snf7 family protein yields the protein MISNSWNKTDGVSISQKVMGRVKPDEPLKNKIDFAQKKLQFQISKLEGINEKLKKKHDMIFEKIVNAQRNNKPSYAQAYAGELTQVRKMKNMVSGAKLSMEQVKLRLDTVSELGDVVVTLSPCMAIIKGLSPSLSGIMPEANASMQDLSQILGDVMSGSSVGIGDSMSTVPESNADTLAILEEAHSVIAGQTKSSIPDVPDSLKRQIVEKKTDVFI from the coding sequence ATGATCAGCAATTCTTGGAATAAAACTGACGGGGTTAGTATATCTCAAAAAGTAATGGGCAGAGTAAAGCCTGATGAACCATTAAAAAACAAGATCGATTTTGCTCAAAAAAAATTACAATTTCAAATTTCTAAATTGGAAGGAATTAACGAAAAATTAAAGAAAAAACATGATATGATTTTTGAAAAAATAGTAAATGCACAAAGAAACAACAAACCAAGTTATGCTCAAGCATATGCAGGAGAATTAACTCAAGTTAGAAAAATGAAGAACATGGTAAGCGGAGCAAAACTATCCATGGAGCAAGTTAAACTTAGACTAGACACAGTTTCAGAATTAGGAGATGTAGTAGTTACACTCAGTCCATGCATGGCAATCATTAAAGGATTGAGTCCATCATTGAGCGGAATTATGCCAGAAGCAAATGCTTCAATGCAAGACTTGTCACAAATTCTCGGTGATGTAATGTCAGGTTCATCAGTAGGAATAGGAGACAGTATGAGCACGGTACCTGAATCAAATGCGGATACATTAGCAATTCTAGAAGAAGCACACAGTGTGATTGCAGGACAAACGAAATCCTCGATTCCAGATGTTCCAGATTCACTCAAACGACAAATTGTTGAGAAAAAAACAGATGTCTTCATCTAG